The following are encoded together in the Luteolibacter rhizosphaerae genome:
- a CDS encoding ABC transporter permease → MNSETSTLAIPTRHSAWNLWRNPIFRRYCQSRLRPRALAIWLLLTVLVSGFISVMSYVIAIQQHERIEERTLFEASKDGTAVIDKSAEKIQATENIARGFVQGLFVFQGVILFMIGTAMVSGGMTAERDEGVIDYQRLVPMRPIAKVIGYLFGLPVREYVMFFLTLPFAGWLIWRGGIPVSTWLPVYTVLLSSALLYHFTGLLIGTVAKNRRWAFLASIGTVFALYTVIPQLSKFGLVFFKYLTVQPVVLEVYPSLLPKDLGAALETARRLAPTAKFFNLEFPELVFTLFSQLGLVITFAIMLCRKWRRAESHLLGKVWATGFFAWIQILLLGNALPLIDPGTLFPSREMRKWSIEFLAGWKPDPMEAVALSGLYGLTTLAMLIVLGGIITPDTESQIRGWRRARKQGSTSLPLLSDAATSFWWVVVMALAGALGWFLFTRGLVESRWFGAVLPFQVFGYFVAVLLVLGVSNQVLLEAKGLRAVALAGILVGVVPLMLGAICVPLEKPVLSAWFFGISPAAMPFFASASEIPIAELPLEIARAVPRAFHFWLAIGGMATLWLVAQLRTTRKAMADDVLSAPAESAPPLGS, encoded by the coding sequence ATGAATTCCGAGACGAGCACCCTTGCCATTCCCACCCGGCACTCTGCGTGGAATCTGTGGCGGAATCCGATATTCCGCCGCTACTGCCAGTCGCGGCTGCGTCCGCGTGCGCTTGCGATCTGGTTGCTGCTCACGGTCCTCGTGTCGGGCTTCATCAGCGTGATGAGCTACGTCATCGCGATCCAGCAGCATGAGCGCATCGAAGAACGCACGCTCTTCGAGGCGAGCAAGGACGGGACTGCCGTCATCGACAAGTCAGCGGAGAAGATCCAGGCCACCGAGAATATCGCGCGTGGCTTTGTTCAGGGCCTATTCGTCTTCCAGGGCGTTATTCTCTTCATGATCGGCACGGCCATGGTTTCGGGCGGCATGACAGCCGAGCGTGACGAAGGCGTGATCGATTACCAGCGGCTGGTTCCCATGAGACCCATCGCGAAAGTGATCGGGTATCTCTTCGGCCTGCCGGTGCGGGAATATGTGATGTTTTTCCTCACGCTGCCTTTTGCCGGATGGCTGATCTGGCGGGGCGGGATACCGGTCTCCACCTGGCTGCCGGTCTATACCGTGCTACTTTCCTCCGCCCTGCTATACCACTTCACCGGCTTGCTCATCGGCACCGTGGCGAAGAACCGTCGCTGGGCTTTCCTCGCTTCCATCGGCACTGTCTTCGCCCTCTACACGGTCATCCCGCAGCTCTCGAAGTTCGGCCTGGTCTTCTTCAAGTATCTCACTGTGCAGCCGGTCGTGCTGGAGGTCTACCCCTCCTTGCTGCCGAAGGATCTCGGCGCGGCACTGGAGACGGCACGGCGCCTCGCCCCCACGGCGAAGTTCTTCAATCTGGAGTTTCCTGAACTTGTCTTCACGCTTTTCTCCCAACTCGGCTTGGTCATCACCTTCGCCATCATGCTCTGCCGCAAGTGGCGGCGCGCGGAGTCGCACTTGCTTGGCAAGGTTTGGGCGACCGGCTTCTTCGCCTGGATCCAGATCCTGCTGCTCGGCAATGCTCTGCCGCTGATTGATCCCGGCACCCTGTTCCCCAGCCGCGAGATGCGGAAATGGTCGATCGAGTTCCTTGCCGGTTGGAAACCCGATCCCATGGAAGCCGTCGCCCTGTCCGGCCTTTACGGACTTACGACTCTGGCCATGCTGATCGTTCTCGGCGGGATCATCACACCCGATACGGAGAGCCAGATCCGCGGCTGGAGGCGGGCGCGCAAGCAGGGTTCGACCTCGCTGCCCTTGCTATCCGATGCCGCTACCTCCTTCTGGTGGGTCGTCGTCATGGCCCTCGCCGGTGCCTTGGGCTGGTTCCTTTTCACCCGGGGGCTGGTGGAGTCGCGCTGGTTCGGCGCGGTGCTGCCGTTCCAAGTGTTTGGTTATTTCGTCGCGGTGCTGCTCGTCCTCGGCGTCTCCAATCAGGTGCTGTTGGAAGCAAAGGGACTGCGGGCCGTGGCTTTGGCAGGAATCCTGGTCGGCGTGGTGCCGCTCATGCTCGGCGCCATCTGCGTGCCCTTGGAGAAACCGGTGCTCTCGGCATGGTTCTTCGGGATCTCTCCGGCCGCCATGCCTTTCTTCGCCTCCGCGAGCGAGATCCCCATCGCTGAGCTTCCGCTTGAGATCGCCCGGGCGGTGCCGCGTGCCTTCCATTTCTGGCTGGCCATCGGCGGCATGGCCACCCTTTGGCTAGTGGCCCAATTGCGTACGACCCGCAAGGCCATGGCGGACGACGTCCTTTCCGCTCCCGCCGAGAGTGCGCCTCCGCTCGGGTCTTAG
- a CDS encoding ABC transporter ATP-binding protein: MLATAPPAIDIRDLRVDYGNFIAVDDLSLTVPKGEVFGLVGPNGAGKTSTFRVITTLMQPTYGEVILDGVDVLEDLESARRIIGYMPDLAPVPSDLKVWEFLEFHADAYGLGSRSQRKERVAECLEAVNLTPQRNNWCKALSRGQTQRVVLAKTLLHRPRVLVLDEPASGLDPLARRDLRNVLRAIAKEGATIFVSSHILSELSEMCTSLCVMNRGKLLASGTVEEVRQQLGNNERGVTIALLRGHEIALDWLGRHEFVHDLRLDGERVSFGFKGTDETQADLIEGLIAAGVRLRSFEERRSSFEDILVGVAESNRLS; this comes from the coding sequence ATGCTAGCGACCGCACCGCCTGCTATCGACATCCGCGACCTACGCGTGGACTACGGCAACTTCATCGCCGTGGACGATCTGAGCCTGACCGTGCCGAAGGGCGAAGTCTTCGGTCTCGTGGGCCCGAACGGCGCGGGTAAGACCAGCACCTTCCGGGTGATCACCACGCTCATGCAGCCGACCTACGGGGAGGTGATCCTCGATGGCGTGGATGTGCTTGAAGATCTCGAAAGCGCCCGCCGCATCATCGGCTACATGCCGGATCTCGCACCCGTTCCCTCCGATCTCAAGGTTTGGGAGTTCCTCGAATTTCATGCGGATGCCTATGGCTTGGGTAGCCGCTCGCAGCGCAAGGAACGGGTGGCGGAATGCCTGGAGGCAGTGAACCTCACGCCCCAGCGGAACAACTGGTGCAAGGCTCTCTCGCGCGGTCAGACCCAGCGCGTCGTATTGGCGAAGACGCTGCTACATCGCCCGCGAGTGCTGGTGCTGGATGAGCCCGCCAGCGGCCTCGATCCCTTGGCCCGCCGCGATCTGCGCAATGTCCTGCGGGCGATCGCCAAGGAAGGCGCGACGATTTTCGTCAGCTCGCACATTCTCAGCGAACTTTCCGAGATGTGCACCTCGCTCTGCGTGATGAACCGCGGCAAGCTGCTGGCCTCCGGTACGGTCGAGGAGGTGCGGCAGCAGCTTGGCAACAACGAGCGCGGCGTGACCATCGCATTGCTCCGCGGTCACGAGATCGCCTTGGACTGGCTCGGTAGGCATGAGTTTGTCCATGACCTGCGCTTGGATGGCGAACGGGTAAGCTTCGGCTTCAAGGGCACGGATGAGACGCAGGCGGACCTGATCGAGGGTCTGATCGCCGCTGGTGTGAGGCTGCGCTCCTTCGAGGAAAGGCGCAGCTCTTTCGAGGATATCCTGGTGGGTGTGGCCGAATCGAACCGACTGTCATGA